From a region of the Nitrospirota bacterium genome:
- a CDS encoding transglycosylase SLT domain-containing protein: protein MQSPGNGNGEDVALLAHADPVSDQNDDEADDGEDASPEETKNGNAVPPIEESLLDTALVLTETSQELWAAGEAEKAVEALDHAYELILKAPTDAEGKNTQQKDDLRFVISKRLMEIYTSRLTSVNGLHKEIPLVLNEHVEREIKLFQTVERDFFLESYKRSGRYRDEMVKAFHEAGLPEEITWLPLIESGFKVRALSRARALGLWQFIPSTGYKFGLKRTSWVDERLDPSKSTAAAIAYLKELHQVFGDWATVLAAYNCGEGNVFRVIRQQRINYLDNFWDLYQRLPRETARYYPRFLAVLTILKDPAKFGFTLDELDKRIPYEVVAIEKPLQLSKISDKIGCSPDDLADLNAELRYAATPNTVYDLKVPFGMKDALLANIDTLPKWSPPQSTFVVHRVRRGETLSTIAIRYRTSIQKIMEANNLRRGKLLRIGQKLKIPTRTVS, encoded by the coding sequence ATGCAATCCCCAGGAAATGGAAACGGGGAAGATGTCGCGCTGCTCGCGCATGCCGACCCCGTATCTGATCAAAACGATGATGAGGCGGATGACGGGGAAGATGCATCCCCGGAAGAGACAAAGAACGGGAATGCTGTGCCTCCGATAGAGGAGAGCCTCCTCGATACAGCGCTTGTACTTACCGAAACCTCGCAAGAGCTCTGGGCGGCGGGAGAGGCCGAGAAAGCTGTTGAAGCCCTGGACCATGCATACGAACTCATCCTGAAAGCGCCAACCGATGCTGAAGGAAAGAACACCCAGCAGAAGGATGATCTGCGCTTCGTGATCTCCAAGAGGCTCATGGAGATCTATACATCACGCCTCACCTCGGTAAACGGCCTTCACAAGGAAATACCCCTTGTCCTGAATGAGCATGTGGAGCGTGAGATAAAACTTTTTCAGACCGTGGAAAGGGATTTTTTTCTTGAATCGTACAAACGCTCGGGCAGATACCGGGACGAGATGGTAAAAGCATTTCATGAAGCAGGCCTTCCCGAGGAGATCACGTGGCTTCCGTTGATCGAGAGCGGGTTCAAGGTAAGGGCCCTCTCCCGGGCTCGCGCCCTCGGTCTCTGGCAGTTCATCCCCTCAACAGGCTATAAGTTCGGTCTCAAACGCACCTCATGGGTGGACGAACGGCTCGATCCCTCAAAATCCACGGCCGCGGCCATCGCGTACCTTAAGGAACTCCATCAGGTTTTCGGCGACTGGGCCACGGTCCTCGCTGCTTACAATTGCGGGGAAGGGAACGTGTTCCGGGTCATCAGACAGCAGAGAATCAACTACCTTGATAATTTCTGGGACCTCTATCAGCGGCTTCCGCGCGAGACAGCCCGATACTATCCGCGCTTCCTCGCCGTCCTCACGATTCTCAAAGATCCGGCCAAGTTCGGCTTCACCCTCGATGAACTGGACAAACGAATTCCCTACGAAGTCGTAGCCATCGAGAAGCCTTTGCAGCTCTCAAAAATATCGGACAAGATCGGTTGCTCACCTGATGACCTGGCGGACCTGAACGCCGAGTTGCGTTATGCTGCCACACCGAATACGGTATATGATCTCAAGGTGCCTTTTGGCATGAAAGACGCACTGCTTGCCAATATCGACACCCTGCCCAAATGGTCACCGCCCCAATCCACGTTTGTCGTTCATCGGGTGAGAAGGGGAGAAACCCTTTCGACGATCGCGATACGGTATCGCACCAGCATCCAGAAGATCATGGAGGCGAACAACCTCAGGCGTGGGAAACTCCTCCGTATCGGTCAAAAACTGAAAATTCCCACGAGAACTGTTTCCTAG
- a CDS encoding acyl-CoA thioesterase: MDSFQHVNNVVYFRYFESARIRYSEKLGLHRMKDETGIGPILGSTSCKYKLPLTYPDMVSVGAKITSIEEDRIWMKYVIVSHRHQRIAAEGDGSVVMYDYREGKKVAVPEEIKLRIVALEKGSS; encoded by the coding sequence ATGGATTCGTTTCAACATGTGAACAACGTGGTCTATTTCCGTTACTTTGAGAGTGCGCGCATTCGCTATTCCGAGAAACTTGGACTGCACAGGATGAAAGACGAGACCGGCATCGGCCCCATCCTCGGTTCAACGAGCTGCAAGTACAAGCTTCCCCTCACCTATCCTGATATGGTCTCGGTAGGCGCGAAGATCACCAGCATCGAAGAAGACCGGATCTGGATGAAATATGTGATCGTGAGCCACCGTCATCAGAGGATCGCCGCTGAAGGCGACGGTTCAGTTGTGATGTACGATTATCGCGAGGGTAAGAAGGTTGCGGTCCCGGAAGAGATAAAGCTGCGGATCGTTGCCCTGGAAAAGGGATCAAGTTAG
- a CDS encoding DUF2934 domain-containing protein has translation MNELDKFYDEVAKVAYNLFEKRGKVHGHDMSDWLESEIIVKKRYMIKNEYDKQGARLNNRMKAGKNNR, from the coding sequence ATGAACGAGCTTGATAAGTTCTATGATGAAGTCGCCAAGGTCGCCTATAACCTCTTTGAAAAAAGGGGAAAAGTTCATGGACATGATATGTCGGATTGGTTAGAGTCGGAAATAATCGTGAAGAAGAGATATATGATAAAAAATGAATATGACAAACAGGGTGCCAGGTTAAACAACAGAATGAAGGCGGGGAAAAACAATAGATAA
- the dnaE gene encoding DNA polymerase III subunit alpha, whose translation MHHADFVHLHLHTEYSLLDGANSLDDLIKKAVELRMPAIAVTDHGNLFGALDFYLKATKAGIKPIIGCEMYVAPGSRFEKAGTAGQHEESSYHLILLARNKAGYKNLVKLVTAGYLEGFYYKPRIDKEILRKHSDGLIGMSACLSGEIPKLLLQGRYDDAKKTALEYQSILGSENFYFEIQDNGIPEQEQANRELIRLSKDTGIPLVATNDCHYLNREDHKSHDALLCIQTGKTVKDTNRMKFASETFYVKTPEEMKQSFADVPEAISNTVVIAERCNLEIEFGKYHLPHFPVPEGTTRESYMAELSRAGLEARFVEIEAVRGPGSIDRAAYQKRLEFEIEMLGKMGFAGYFLIVWDFIRYAREQGIPVGPGRGSAAGSLVAYSLRITDLDPIPYNLLFERFLNPERISMPDIDVDFCMDRRDEVLKYVTEKYGQDHVTQIITYGTMLAKGVIRDVGRVLDIPYAEVDKVAKLVPNTLGITLEKAMAQEPKLRELRKDPRIDELIEIALHLEGQVRHASKHAAGVVISQEPLTEYLPLFKTPKDEIITQFDMKGVEKIGLVKFDFLGLRTLTVIDKAVKTINLRLSSAPLEHAERFDISRIPLDDAKTYELLSRGETAGIFQLESSGMRDIVIKMKPQCFEDIIALVALYRPGPLGSGMVDDFIKRKKGATKITYELPALEPILKETYGVIVYQEQVMQIARTLAGYSLGGADLLRRSMGKKDPEVMAREKVPFLKGAEKQKINAKKAEAIFDLMAKFAEYGFNKSHSAAYALVSYQTAYLKAHFPVEYMAALLTSEVQDTDKVVKYIHEVRQMGITILHPDVNQSMWDFTVTDSHERDEVEPGSTIGSIRFGLAAVKNVGLSAIEAIVEGRQAKGPFTSLADFCQKVDQRRVNRRVIEALIKCGAFDCTGSRRSQMMDGLDMLIDQGGKHQEQEAIGQFSIFDSLEGNKEIALPEVPEWKENQLLAHEKESLGFYVSGHPLAAFEADIKRYATANTETLESVPDGKEVTVCGVIAGLKPKMTKKNEKMAILSFEDLFGTIEVIVFPDLYRTAQHMLLTDTPLLVAGQLDKSEQGNKIKAVRIHLLAEVKKKGTTRMDIKLNSTGLTQDDLLKIKDILLRYQGTIPVYFRLHNPARKESLISVGREIRVNPNDQLITEIEFVLGAGAVSFV comes from the coding sequence ATGCATCATGCCGATTTCGTCCACCTCCACCTCCACACCGAATACAGCCTTCTTGACGGCGCCAACTCACTCGATGACCTGATCAAAAAAGCCGTTGAACTGCGCATGCCCGCGATCGCGGTCACGGACCATGGCAATCTCTTCGGCGCTCTGGATTTCTATCTCAAGGCCACCAAGGCCGGGATCAAGCCCATCATCGGCTGCGAAATGTATGTGGCGCCGGGGTCGCGGTTTGAAAAGGCGGGCACCGCAGGGCAACACGAAGAAAGTTCCTACCATCTCATTCTCCTGGCCCGGAACAAGGCTGGCTATAAAAACCTCGTCAAGCTCGTGACCGCGGGCTATCTCGAGGGTTTTTACTATAAGCCGCGAATCGACAAGGAAATTCTCAGAAAACACAGTGACGGTCTTATCGGCATGTCGGCATGTCTTTCAGGTGAGATTCCCAAACTCCTGCTTCAGGGGAGATACGACGACGCAAAGAAAACCGCCCTTGAATACCAGAGCATCCTCGGCAGCGAAAACTTCTATTTCGAGATCCAGGACAACGGCATACCCGAACAGGAGCAGGCAAACCGAGAGCTGATCCGGTTGTCAAAGGACACCGGCATCCCGCTCGTGGCAACGAATGATTGCCATTACCTGAACAGGGAGGACCACAAGTCCCACGACGCCCTCCTTTGCATCCAAACCGGAAAGACCGTGAAAGACACGAACCGGATGAAATTCGCCTCCGAGACGTTCTACGTGAAGACGCCTGAGGAGATGAAGCAGTCATTTGCCGATGTGCCCGAAGCGATCTCGAACACGGTGGTCATTGCCGAACGCTGCAACCTGGAAATCGAGTTTGGCAAGTATCACCTCCCCCACTTTCCCGTACCAGAAGGCACGACGCGCGAATCCTACATGGCCGAACTCAGCCGCGCGGGGCTTGAGGCGCGTTTTGTGGAGATTGAGGCAGTCCGCGGCCCCGGCAGCATAGACCGCGCGGCGTATCAAAAGAGACTTGAATTTGAGATCGAGATGCTGGGCAAAATGGGTTTTGCCGGTTATTTTCTGATCGTCTGGGACTTTATCCGGTATGCCAGGGAACAGGGCATACCGGTGGGTCCGGGCCGCGGTTCCGCCGCCGGCAGTCTCGTGGCTTACAGCCTCAGAATAACGGACCTCGATCCCATCCCCTACAACCTGCTGTTCGAGCGGTTCCTGAACCCCGAGCGCATCAGCATGCCGGACATCGACGTTGACTTCTGCATGGACCGGCGCGACGAGGTGTTGAAGTATGTGACCGAAAAGTACGGGCAGGACCATGTTACCCAGATCATCACATACGGCACCATGCTTGCCAAGGGCGTGATCCGTGATGTCGGGAGAGTGCTTGACATCCCCTATGCCGAAGTGGACAAGGTAGCCAAACTCGTGCCGAACACACTCGGGATAACACTGGAAAAGGCCATGGCGCAGGAGCCTAAGCTCAGAGAGCTCAGGAAGGACCCGCGCATTGACGAACTGATCGAAATCGCGCTTCACCTCGAAGGCCAGGTAAGACATGCCTCGAAACACGCCGCGGGAGTCGTGATCTCGCAGGAACCGCTTACGGAGTATCTTCCCCTCTTTAAGACGCCAAAGGACGAGATCATCACTCAGTTCGATATGAAAGGGGTGGAAAAGATCGGTCTCGTCAAATTCGACTTCCTCGGCCTGCGCACGCTTACGGTCATCGACAAGGCCGTCAAGACCATCAACCTGAGGCTCTCCAGTGCCCCTCTGGAGCATGCGGAACGGTTCGACATCTCCCGCATCCCCCTGGATGACGCAAAGACCTATGAGCTCCTGTCGAGGGGAGAGACAGCGGGCATCTTCCAGCTCGAATCCTCGGGCATGCGCGATATTGTCATCAAGATGAAGCCCCAGTGCTTTGAGGATATTATCGCCCTGGTTGCCCTCTACCGGCCGGGACCGCTCGGGAGCGGCATGGTGGACGACTTTATTAAACGGAAAAAAGGCGCCACGAAGATAACCTACGAGCTGCCGGCGCTCGAACCGATCCTCAAAGAGACCTACGGTGTCATCGTCTATCAGGAACAGGTGATGCAGATCGCCCGCACCCTGGCGGGTTATTCCCTCGGCGGAGCGGACCTGCTGCGTCGCTCCATGGGGAAAAAAGACCCCGAGGTCATGGCCAGGGAAAAGGTTCCATTCCTCAAAGGCGCGGAAAAACAGAAGATCAATGCAAAAAAGGCTGAAGCGATCTTCGACCTCATGGCCAAGTTCGCGGAGTACGGATTCAACAAGTCCCACAGCGCGGCCTACGCACTGGTCTCCTACCAGACCGCGTACTTGAAGGCCCACTTTCCCGTTGAGTACATGGCAGCGCTGCTGACGAGCGAAGTCCAGGACACGGACAAGGTGGTGAAATATATCCACGAAGTGCGACAGATGGGCATCACCATCCTGCACCCGGACGTGAACCAGAGCATGTGGGACTTTACGGTGACGGATTCGCATGAGCGCGATGAGGTGGAACCCGGGAGCACGATCGGGTCCATTCGATTCGGTCTGGCTGCGGTCAAGAATGTGGGCCTCTCCGCCATTGAGGCCATTGTCGAAGGGCGACAGGCAAAAGGCCCATTCACATCCCTCGCTGACTTCTGTCAAAAGGTCGACCAGCGCAGGGTGAACCGCCGTGTGATCGAGGCGCTCATCAAGTGCGGTGCCTTTGACTGCACCGGCTCGCGGCGGTCGCAGATGATGGATGGTCTTGATATGCTCATCGACCAGGGCGGTAAACACCAGGAGCAGGAGGCTATCGGACAGTTCAGCATCTTCGATTCCCTGGAAGGGAATAAGGAGATCGCCCTGCCTGAGGTGCCTGAGTGGAAGGAGAACCAGCTTCTTGCCCACGAGAAAGAAAGCCTGGGGTTCTATGTCAGCGGCCATCCCCTTGCGGCTTTCGAGGCGGACATCAAGCGTTACGCCACGGCAAACACGGAGACGCTCGAGAGCGTCCCGGACGGGAAGGAAGTGACCGTCTGCGGGGTCATCGCGGGTCTCAAACCGAAGATGACAAAGAAGAACGAGAAAATGGCGATCCTGAGCTTTGAAGATCTCTTCGGGACCATTGAGGTCATCGTATTCCCCGACCTCTACAGGACCGCGCAGCATATGCTGCTGACCGACACGCCGCTCCTCGTGGCGGGTCAGCTTGACAAGAGCGAACAGGGCAACAAGATCAAGGCCGTGCGCATACATCTTCTTGCGGAGGTGAAGAAAAAAGGCACGACCAGGATGGACATCAAGCTGAACTCCACGGGTCTGACGCAGGACGACCTTCTCAAGATCAAGGACATCCTTCTCCGCTACCAGGGCACCATCCCCGTCTATTTCCGCCTTCATAACCCTGCCCGAAAGGAATCCCTCATTTCCGTGGGCCGCGAGATCCGGGTAAACCCCAATGATCAGCTCATCACCGAGATCGAGTTCGTCCTCGGCGCTGGCGCCGTGTCGTTTGTCTGA